CGTCGCAGTTCTGCCGCGGGATCATCCGCTTGCCCCGGGTCCGGTCGATATTGGCGACCTGGCGAAGGAGTCGTTCGTGCTTTCGTCGCGGGATACGTCCCCTGCGCTGTTCGACAAGGTGATTGAGCTCTGTTCGGAGGCGGGGTTCTCGCCGCGGATCGCGGCGATCTCGACCGTGTGGTCGAGCGTGGCTCTCCTGGTGGAGGCGGGGGTGGGAATTTCGATTCTGCCGCTAAACCTGCAGCAGGACCGCACGCACGACCTTGTGTTCTGCCCGCTGACGTCGCCAGGAGCGAGCGTGGAGCTGGTGATGGCGTGGCCGAAGGTGCGGGAGACTCCTGCGCTCGACAGCCTGCGCAAACTGGTACGCGGTTCAGCCCGGCAGCTCTAGGCTGAACCGCGTTTGCCCGAAAGACGACTACCAGGCGAGGGTTGGTGGCAGGAACTCGGCGAACAGGTCGTCGTAGTAGGGCTTCAGCTCCGCCATGTTGGGCTTGGTGTGGCCCTTGGAGTAGAGGTCGTACTGGTTGAACTTGAGGATCCAGGGGAGCATGGAGCGATCCTTGTCCGTGCAGAGGTGGTCGTAGGCGCCGTGCCGGTGCCATGGGTAGAAGGAGTGGAAGCGCAGCATGTAGAGCGACTCATCCTGCAGGTAGTTCTCCATCACCTTGGCGATGTAGCCGTCGTGCCCGAAGGACATATGGACGTTCTCGAGGCCGCAGTTGGGCTCGTAGATGCCGTACTTGGTCTGGTACTCGGCGACGTGGCGGTCGGAATTCTTGGCGAAGTACTCGGGGAAGACGATATCTTTCGACCAGGCGCAGCCGACCGGGAAGGTATCGCCGACGACGCCCCACTGCGGCTCGCCGTAGAGGCAGAGGCACTTGCCGAGGTCGTGGATGAAGCCGGTGAGGACCATCCAGCGGGGGTGCCCGTCGCGACGGATGGCTTCGGAGGTCTGAAGGAGGTGCTCGATCTGGGTGAGATCGGTGTCGGGATCGCTGTCGTCGACGAGGGTGTTCAGGAACTCAGCGGCCTCCCAGATGGTCTTCTGACCCTTGTTGAGGCCGAAGTATTCCTTCTCCTTGCCGAGGGTGTAGGCGACGGTCTGGTTCTCGTGGTTGAGGCGGTAGAACTCGGCAACGCCGGGAGTCGCGGTGGCGTCG
This genomic window from Granulicella sibirica contains:
- a CDS encoding inositol oxygenase family protein, which produces MDDWDEFLEGRYKEGKSEAEFRVYDATATPGVAEFYRLNHENQTVAYTLGKEKEYFGLNKGQKTIWEAAEFLNTLVDDSDPDTDLTQIEHLLQTSEAIRRDGHPRWMVLTGFIHDLGKCLCLYGEPQWGVVGDTFPVGCAWSKDIVFPEYFAKNSDRHVAEYQTKYGIYEPNCGLENVHMSFGHDGYIAKVMENYLQDESLYMLRFHSFYPWHRHGAYDHLCTDKDRSMLPWILKFNQYDLYSKGHTKPNMAELKPYYDDLFAEFLPPTLAW